The proteins below are encoded in one region of Microbispora sp. NBC_01189:
- a CDS encoding magnesium and cobalt transport protein CorA — translation MRSTLLFPRINRHTRVLPTHLGTAPVNADPVVRCVPPASSLVEFGAYIGGEKVDANGIPEAVRMVREHNEANEVPGAYVWVGLHEPAAPEVEWLAEVFGLHPLAVEDAIKAHQRPKVERYGDSLFMVLKTVAFLDGVVPTASGEIIGTGEIMVFVGPDFVVTVRHGRYCPLGDVREKLESKAKLISRGPAGVLHAIADHVVDKYLQVADLMQAELEEVEAAVFAEVSSRDINRIYQLKREMLELKRAVGPLQTPFNALPQRRSIPSEMREYFRDVGDHLSRVCEQVQASNELSDSILQAALARSNALANEDMRKISSWVAIISVPTMIAGIYGMNFEHMPEVKAVYGYPLVLGVMVVACTLLHRAFRRNGWL, via the coding sequence ATGCGCTCCACTCTGCTCTTTCCCCGCATCAACAGGCACACCCGGGTCCTGCCCACGCACCTCGGCACCGCGCCGGTGAACGCGGACCCCGTCGTCCGCTGTGTGCCGCCGGCCAGCTCCCTCGTCGAGTTCGGCGCGTACATCGGCGGCGAGAAGGTCGACGCCAACGGCATCCCCGAGGCCGTCCGGATGGTCCGCGAGCACAACGAGGCCAACGAGGTGCCCGGCGCGTACGTCTGGGTCGGCCTGCACGAGCCCGCCGCGCCCGAGGTGGAGTGGCTCGCCGAGGTGTTCGGCCTGCACCCCCTCGCCGTCGAGGACGCCATCAAGGCCCACCAGCGGCCCAAGGTCGAGCGGTACGGCGACTCGCTTTTCATGGTGCTCAAGACCGTCGCGTTCCTCGACGGCGTGGTGCCGACGGCGAGCGGCGAGATCATCGGCACCGGCGAGATCATGGTTTTCGTCGGCCCCGACTTCGTGGTGACCGTACGGCACGGCCGCTACTGCCCGCTCGGCGACGTCCGCGAGAAGCTGGAGTCGAAGGCGAAGCTGATCAGCCGTGGCCCGGCGGGCGTGCTGCACGCCATCGCCGACCACGTGGTGGACAAGTATCTCCAGGTCGCCGACCTGATGCAGGCGGAGCTCGAAGAGGTCGAGGCGGCGGTCTTCGCCGAGGTCAGCTCCCGGGACATCAACCGGATCTACCAGCTCAAGCGGGAGATGCTGGAGCTCAAGCGGGCCGTGGGGCCGCTTCAGACCCCCTTCAACGCCCTTCCCCAGCGGCGCAGCATCCCGTCGGAGATGCGCGAATACTTCCGCGACGTCGGCGACCACCTCTCCCGGGTGTGCGAGCAGGTGCAGGCGTCCAACGAGCTGTCGGACTCGATTCTGCAGGCCGCGCTGGCGCGCTCGAACGCGCTTGCTAACGAGGACATGCGCAAGATCTCGTCCTGGGTCGCGATCATCTCGGTGCCCACGATGATCGCGGGCATCTACGGCATGAACTTCGAGCACATGCCCGAGGTGAAGGCGGTGTACGGCTACCCGCTCGTGCTGGGAGTCATGGTCGTCGCCTGCACACTCCTGCACCGCGCCTTCCGCCGCAACGGCTGGCTCTGA